From Sphingobium sp. RAC03, a single genomic window includes:
- a CDS encoding prohead protease/major capsid protein fusion protein, producing the protein MNSATPATSERRIMAASQVRSANIAPTSWNPETRTIDVVWTTGARGVKFDWNAGETVDEELETGPIHVRLDRLNAGAPVLDTHQRGGLANQIGTVVPGSARMQGGQGIATLKLSERPEIASLVDDIANGIIRNLSVGYTVHSYEIERNAGGRPLYRAIDWEPFEISFVPVPFDALAQVRNRSGSAGLFPCTLRSHSSLEIFPMTTRTNGAPVAPSTDTPEPPNGPAATIAQLRTIGDMAASQYNISRDAVSSVVLEMAERGLSAGDARSEMLRILGEVQNEATAVRSGGSRGGASDFIARSAQSFSNAQSTFENPAFHGNAIEDALYARMSGRAPTDQARQFMHMSLVQIAGEVAQRAGVSGVQHMAPGDVLNAAALGNSRMGGGPSGYLHSTRSYDGSYHTTSSFPDLLTGAGQRFLMDMFAAAESPLKKLGRRRGARDFRSISGLQLSGFGTLPEVLEAGEIKSGTFKARKETYAVKTFAKMFALTRQAIINDDLGAFGDPIRVMSRASAETEASLLADLLNSNPAMSDSNALFHADHGNLASSGVVPSVAALSGGRFAMRSQKDLDGVTPIAAAPKYILSSPTFETTIEQLIATSLTPAQVDNANPFAGKLEPLVDPRLDALPWYLFADPIASPVLEYAYLEGHEGPRVEMQDGWTTLGTSFRVYMDFGAGLVDWRGAYKNPGAAPS; encoded by the coding sequence ATGAACAGCGCAACCCCCGCCACCTCCGAACGCCGCATCATGGCGGCAAGCCAAGTACGGTCCGCCAATATCGCGCCGACCAGTTGGAACCCCGAAACCCGCACGATCGATGTCGTCTGGACGACCGGCGCGCGTGGCGTGAAGTTCGATTGGAACGCTGGCGAGACCGTTGATGAAGAACTTGAAACCGGGCCGATCCATGTTAGGCTCGACCGGCTCAATGCCGGTGCCCCCGTTCTGGACACCCACCAACGGGGCGGACTGGCAAATCAGATCGGAACCGTCGTGCCCGGCTCTGCGCGCATGCAAGGCGGTCAGGGCATCGCGACCCTGAAGCTGTCCGAACGACCCGAAATTGCCAGCCTGGTCGATGACATAGCCAACGGGATCATCCGCAACCTGTCGGTCGGATACACGGTCCATAGCTATGAGATCGAGCGCAACGCAGGCGGGCGCCCGCTTTACCGCGCCATCGATTGGGAACCCTTCGAAATCAGCTTTGTGCCGGTGCCTTTCGATGCCCTGGCACAGGTTCGTAACCGCTCCGGTTCTGCCGGACTATTCCCCTGCACCCTTCGTTCACACTCTTCCCTGGAGATTTTCCCTATGACTACTCGAACCAACGGTGCCCCTGTCGCGCCCTCCACCGATACCCCCGAACCGCCCAACGGCCCGGCGGCCACCATCGCTCAACTGCGCACCATTGGCGACATGGCCGCGAGCCAATATAATATTTCCCGCGACGCTGTATCGTCCGTGGTACTCGAAATGGCTGAACGCGGCCTGTCGGCGGGCGATGCTCGCAGTGAAATGCTGCGCATTCTTGGCGAAGTTCAGAACGAAGCAACCGCCGTGCGGTCGGGTGGATCGCGCGGCGGCGCATCCGACTTCATCGCGCGCAGTGCCCAGTCCTTTTCAAATGCCCAATCGACATTTGAGAATCCGGCCTTCCACGGCAATGCGATCGAGGATGCCCTTTATGCCCGCATGAGCGGCCGCGCGCCGACCGACCAAGCGCGCCAGTTCATGCACATGTCGTTGGTGCAGATCGCGGGCGAGGTTGCGCAGCGCGCCGGAGTCTCTGGCGTCCAGCATATGGCCCCTGGCGACGTTCTCAACGCGGCGGCATTGGGCAACAGCCGGATGGGTGGCGGGCCGTCGGGCTATCTGCATTCCACACGAAGCTACGACGGTAGCTATCATACGACGAGCAGCTTCCCCGACCTATTGACCGGCGCTGGCCAGCGCTTCCTAATGGATATGTTCGCGGCCGCCGAATCTCCGTTGAAGAAACTCGGCCGCCGGCGCGGCGCTCGCGACTTCCGGTCGATTAGCGGGCTTCAGCTCTCCGGCTTTGGCACGCTGCCCGAAGTGCTGGAAGCTGGCGAGATCAAGTCCGGCACGTTCAAGGCGCGCAAGGAAACCTACGCCGTCAAAACCTTCGCTAAAATGTTCGCCCTCACACGGCAAGCGATCATCAATGATGACCTGGGGGCCTTTGGCGACCCTATCCGCGTAATGTCGCGGGCGTCGGCCGAGACGGAAGCAAGCCTGTTGGCCGACCTGCTGAACAGCAATCCCGCCATGTCGGATAGCAATGCCCTGTTCCATGCCGACCATGGCAATCTGGCATCGTCCGGCGTTGTGCCCAGCGTTGCTGCGCTTAGCGGCGGGCGCTTTGCCATGCGGAGCCAAAAGGACCTAGACGGCGTGACGCCGATCGCCGCCGCGCCGAAATATATCCTTTCCAGCCCGACGTTCGAAACGACGATCGAGCAGCTGATCGCCACCAGCCTGACGCCTGCGCAGGTCGATAACGCCAATCCCTTTGCGGGGAAGCTCGAACCGTTGGTCGATCCGCGTCTCGATGCCCTGCCCTGGTATCTGTTCGCCGACCCGATCGCATCCCCGGTGCTGGAATATGCCTATCTGGAAGGCCATGAAGGCCCGCGGGTCGAAATGCAGGATGGATGGACCACGCTGGGCACATCCTTCCGGGTCTATATGGATTTTGGCGCTGGCCTGGTCGACTGGCGCGGCGCGTACAAGAATCCCGGTGCAGCACCGAGTTAA
- the nth gene encoding endonuclease III, whose translation MNKAQIFDFFSRLAEANPAPVTELEYGNDYQLLVAVVLSAQATDVGVNKATRALFRDVQTPQQMVDLGEDALKQHIKTIGLFNGKAKNVIALSEILVRDFGGEVPQDRDTLTTLPGVGRKTANVVVNTAFGQEAFAVDTHIFRVGNRTGLAPGKTVLTVELKLEKRVPGPFRRDAHHWLILHGRYVCKARRPECWRCIVADLCRFKPKTPAPKPPPAALPLSPSSADSE comes from the coding sequence ATGAATAAGGCGCAGATCTTCGACTTTTTCAGCCGCCTGGCCGAAGCCAATCCGGCACCGGTCACCGAACTGGAATATGGCAACGACTATCAATTGCTGGTCGCCGTCGTGCTGTCAGCCCAGGCCACCGATGTCGGCGTCAACAAGGCCACCCGTGCCCTGTTCCGCGACGTCCAAACGCCCCAGCAGATGGTCGATCTCGGCGAAGACGCGCTCAAGCAGCACATCAAGACCATCGGCCTGTTCAACGGCAAGGCAAAGAATGTCATCGCCCTGTCGGAGATACTGGTCCGCGATTTCGGCGGAGAAGTGCCGCAGGATCGCGACACGCTGACCACCCTGCCCGGCGTCGGGCGCAAGACCGCCAATGTCGTGGTCAATACCGCGTTCGGGCAGGAAGCCTTCGCCGTCGATACCCACATCTTCCGCGTCGGCAACCGCACTGGCCTCGCCCCCGGCAAGACGGTGCTCACGGTCGAGCTGAAACTCGAAAAGCGCGTGCCCGGACCGTTCCGGCGCGACGCGCATCATTGGCTGATCCTGCATGGCCGCTATGTGTGCAAGGCGCGCCGCCCCGAATGCTGGCGCTGCATCGTCGCCGACCTGTGCCGGTTCAAGCCCAAGACGCCCGCACCAAAACCACCCCCTGCCGCCTTGCCGTTATCGCCCAGTTCAGCAGACAGCGAATAA
- the moaB gene encoding molybdenum cofactor biosynthesis protein B produces the protein MPIDESRAFIPVRIAVLTVSDTRGLADDRSGDALVERLEKAGHILAGRYVERDDKAAIVARLHTWIDDPNVDVILTTGGTGVTGRDVTPEAVAQVQDKEIPGFGELFRWLSYQKIGTSTIQSRATACVARGTYIFALPGSTGAVKDAWDGILITQLDSRFRPCNFVELMPRLNER, from the coding sequence ATGCCGATCGATGAAAGCCGGGCCTTCATCCCTGTACGCATCGCTGTACTGACAGTGTCGGACACGCGCGGACTGGCCGATGATCGCTCCGGCGACGCGCTGGTCGAACGGCTGGAAAAAGCGGGCCATATCCTCGCCGGTCGCTATGTCGAACGCGACGACAAGGCGGCGATCGTGGCACGACTGCACACCTGGATCGACGACCCGAACGTCGACGTGATCCTGACCACCGGCGGCACCGGCGTTACCGGGCGCGACGTGACCCCCGAAGCGGTGGCGCAGGTGCAGGACAAGGAAATTCCGGGTTTCGGCGAACTGTTCCGTTGGCTCAGCTACCAGAAGATCGGCACCTCCACGATCCAGTCCCGCGCCACCGCCTGCGTCGCGCGCGGCACCTATATCTTCGCCCTGCCCGGCTCCACCGGCGCGGTGAAGGATGCCTGGGACGGCATATTGATCACCCAACTCGACAGCCGCTTTCGTCCCTGCAATTTTGTCGAACTGATGCCGCGCCTCAACGAGCGCTGA
- the dapB gene encoding 4-hydroxy-tetrahydrodipicolinate reductase, whose amino-acid sequence MISIGIFGAAGRMGQAIAAVATEAGLGLAGGTDRAGSGEIAPGIPITTDVAALAQASDVLIDFSVPGALSAHLDACIAAHKPILIGTTGLEPVHHALIDQAALVIPVLQTGNTSLGVNLLAALVEQAAAGLGDDWDIEIVEMHHRHKVDAPSGTALLLGEAAARGRGIDLADHSERGRDGITGARAKGAIGFAALRGGSVAGDHQVIFASEGERIEIGHRAENRSIFARGAIKGAQWLVDQPAGRYDMKGVLGL is encoded by the coding sequence ATGATCAGCATCGGAATTTTCGGGGCCGCAGGCCGCATGGGGCAGGCAATCGCCGCAGTCGCGACGGAAGCGGGCTTGGGCCTGGCGGGCGGCACCGATCGCGCAGGCAGCGGCGAGATCGCGCCGGGTATCCCGATCACGACCGATGTCGCAGCACTGGCCCAGGCAAGCGACGTGCTTATCGATTTCTCCGTCCCCGGCGCGCTGTCCGCCCATCTCGATGCCTGCATCGCCGCCCACAAGCCGATCCTGATCGGCACGACCGGGCTGGAGCCTGTCCATCACGCGCTGATCGATCAGGCGGCGCTGGTCATTCCCGTGCTGCAGACCGGCAACACATCGCTCGGCGTCAACCTGCTCGCCGCCTTGGTGGAACAGGCGGCGGCGGGCCTGGGTGACGACTGGGACATCGAAATTGTCGAGATGCACCACCGGCACAAGGTCGACGCCCCCTCCGGCACCGCCCTGCTGCTCGGCGAAGCTGCAGCGCGCGGGCGCGGCATCGACCTGGCCGACCATAGCGAACGCGGACGTGACGGCATCACCGGCGCGCGGGCCAAGGGCGCGATCGGCTTTGCCGCCTTGCGCGGCGGATCGGTGGCGGGCGACCATCAGGTCATCTTCGCCAGCGAAGGCGAGCGGATCGAAATCGGCCACCGCGCCGAAAACCGCTCCATCTTCGCGCGCGGCGCAATCAAGGGCGCGCAGTGGCTCGTCGATCAGCCCGCCGGACGCTACGACATGAAAGGCGTGCTGGGCCTCTGA
- a CDS encoding phage/plasmid primase, P4 family, with the protein MGERVASSPSALDAALAFAARGWPVLPCNPRDKKPLVPRDVIDGKPVPKSGGLSKASCDAETVRAWWKRWPHALIGIATGKSGFFALDFDPRIDADTGEEWTLDRLKTELEAQMGCALPASLAVRTPSGGVHVYFRQPKDDPVRNSNALPEHVDVRGDGGYVIVPPGRNAAGGVYRWLRDDSAAPIIDAPAALLAILRPRKASKANGSSPLHKGTGDTATERYALTALQRECAEVEKAGSGGRQDSLNRAAFNIAQLVAANALPEGMARAALEQSAAKNPGRDSEAQLHATIDSGWAAGLGNPRDLSGIADRQQTRRQTGARVRPAEANDNAPDDDALHRRLCMVPLTDLGNAERFAARFGDRVRYVDKWGWIAHDGRRFIHDGAEALIGGWVHATVRAIRQEARVMRDSGRRDRGDAGALDDLIETKRNGDEVLLSDKLAAWAKASESAAKLACIAGIARQLEGYGLTVQPEQLDRNPYLINCANGTLEIVYEPNAPEPWAELRLRAHDPCDLITRLVPVDYRPGATCPRYDRFLARVQPSDDMRAFLHRWGGLSLTGDVSEQKLAFFYGKGANGKSTLVDTWATIAGDYAGTVPIETFLDQGRKRKGSEASPDLAALVGVRLLRTSEPEKGSKLAEALIKLATGGEPMPVRRLNRDPFDLYPAFKMIISGNHRPSISGVDDGIWRRVMLIPWDVQIPDAEKDRQLVAKLRDEASGILNRLLDGLIDWRLRGLQEPASVRGATADYREQSDPLGRFLAACTRPADGQRVQSSKLYGLFLAWARAAGEREWTQMGFSKAMLDRGYRKMESHGMRWLDLETTRTADDLASEDRPDDYVPGFDQPHRPWEDDDDLPV; encoded by the coding sequence ATGGGTGAGCGGGTAGCTTCATCACCCTCGGCACTGGACGCTGCGCTGGCCTTTGCCGCGCGGGGCTGGCCGGTGCTGCCCTGCAATCCGCGCGACAAAAAGCCATTGGTCCCGCGCGACGTGATCGACGGCAAGCCGGTGCCGAAAAGCGGCGGCTTGTCCAAGGCCAGTTGCGATGCGGAGACGGTTCGCGCCTGGTGGAAGCGCTGGCCCCATGCCCTGATCGGCATCGCGACGGGGAAGAGCGGATTTTTTGCGCTCGACTTCGATCCCCGCATCGATGCCGACACAGGCGAGGAATGGACGCTCGATCGCCTGAAAACAGAGCTGGAAGCGCAGATGGGTTGTGCCCTTCCTGCCTCCCTCGCGGTGCGCACGCCCTCCGGCGGCGTCCATGTCTATTTTCGCCAGCCAAAGGACGATCCAGTCCGCAACAGCAATGCGCTGCCCGAACATGTCGATGTGCGCGGCGATGGCGGCTATGTCATTGTGCCGCCGGGTCGCAACGCAGCGGGTGGCGTCTATCGCTGGCTGCGCGATGACAGCGCCGCGCCGATCATCGACGCCCCTGCTGCGCTGCTGGCGATCCTTCGCCCGCGCAAGGCCAGCAAGGCCAATGGATCGTCTCCCCTGCACAAGGGAACGGGCGACACGGCGACGGAGCGCTATGCGCTGACCGCGCTGCAGCGCGAATGCGCCGAAGTCGAGAAAGCGGGCAGTGGCGGGAGGCAGGACAGCCTTAACCGTGCGGCGTTCAATATTGCCCAGTTGGTCGCTGCCAATGCTCTGCCGGAGGGGATGGCGAGAGCCGCACTGGAACAATCGGCGGCGAAGAATCCGGGGCGGGATAGCGAAGCGCAGCTTCACGCCACGATCGATAGCGGTTGGGCGGCGGGCCTGGGCAATCCGCGCGACCTTTCCGGCATTGCAGACCGGCAACAGACGCGCCGCCAAACAGGCGCGCGGGTGCGGCCAGCGGAGGCCAATGACAATGCGCCGGATGACGACGCGCTCCATCGCCGCCTGTGCATGGTGCCGCTGACCGACCTGGGCAATGCCGAGCGCTTTGCCGCCCGCTTTGGCGATCGCGTCCGCTATGTCGATAAATGGGGCTGGATTGCCCATGACGGGCGGCGCTTCATCCATGACGGGGCCGAAGCCCTGATCGGCGGGTGGGTGCATGCGACCGTGCGCGCGATCAGGCAGGAGGCGCGCGTCATGCGGGACAGCGGCCGCCGCGATCGGGGCGATGCGGGCGCGCTGGACGACCTGATCGAGACGAAGCGCAACGGCGATGAAGTGTTGTTGTCGGATAAGCTCGCGGCCTGGGCGAAGGCCTCGGAGAGCGCGGCGAAGCTCGCTTGCATTGCTGGCATAGCGCGCCAGCTCGAAGGCTACGGCTTGACCGTCCAGCCGGAGCAGCTCGACCGCAATCCCTACCTGATCAATTGCGCCAACGGCACGCTTGAGATTGTCTATGAACCGAATGCGCCGGAACCGTGGGCGGAATTGCGCCTGCGCGCGCATGATCCCTGCGACCTGATCACGCGCCTGGTGCCGGTGGACTATCGGCCGGGGGCGACATGCCCACGCTATGACCGATTTTTGGCGCGCGTGCAGCCGTCGGACGACATGCGCGCCTTTCTCCATCGGTGGGGCGGCCTGTCCCTTACTGGCGATGTGAGCGAACAAAAGCTGGCGTTCTTCTACGGCAAGGGCGCGAACGGCAAATCGACGCTGGTGGATACATGGGCGACGATCGCGGGCGACTATGCCGGAACCGTGCCGATCGAGACATTCCTTGATCAGGGGCGCAAACGGAAAGGATCGGAGGCGTCGCCTGACCTGGCCGCGCTGGTGGGCGTTCGCCTGCTGCGCACGTCGGAACCTGAAAAGGGATCGAAGCTGGCCGAAGCGCTGATCAAATTGGCGACCGGCGGCGAACCCATGCCGGTGCGGCGTTTGAACCGCGATCCATTCGACCTGTATCCCGCTTTCAAAATGATCATATCGGGCAACCATCGGCCGTCGATCAGCGGCGTTGACGATGGCATCTGGCGGCGCGTCATGTTGATCCCGTGGGACGTGCAGATTCCCGACGCGGAAAAGGACCGCCAGTTGGTCGCCAAGTTGCGAGACGAGGCGAGCGGCATCCTCAACCGACTTCTGGACGGCCTGATCGACTGGCGGCTTCGCGGCCTGCAGGAACCCGCCAGCGTGCGCGGTGCGACGGCAGACTATCGGGAGCAGAGCGACCCGCTGGGACGCTTCCTGGCGGCCTGCACGCGCCCTGCCGATGGGCAGCGGGTCCAATCGTCCAAGCTCTACGGCTTGTTCCTGGCATGGGCGCGTGCGGCCGGTGAACGGGAGTGGACGCAGATGGGCTTTAGTAAGGCCATGCTCGATCGCGGTTATCGCAAGATGGAAAGCCACGGCATGCGGTGGCTCGACCTGGAGACGACACGCACGGCGGACGACCTGGCAAGCGAAGATCGGCCCGACGACTATGTGCCCGGATTTGATCAGCCCCACCGCCCCTGGGAGGATGATGATGACTTACCAGTCTAG
- a CDS encoding lytic transglycosylase domain-containing protein — translation MTRAATRLSCLALFAMGAAAALPVSAETTGTLPPASAALVSNAPLVLSDGDKARYRSIFVALRDQKWSNARAMIDALGAQDAMRPLALSELYLAKGSPRVELFDLLDLLNKAAWLPKADQLSRLAQKRGATILPTLPQVQKMVWLGAAPRREYVAAVKTDMLAQALAGQIQTYIKADNPIGAEALLASGEAGLTPEGLTEVRQRVAWAYYIESDDSNARRMAARALEARAGGDWSVQAHWTAGLAAWRQNDCRAAAPSFANVAALAGNNDMRAAGAYWASRAYMVCGEADKVQNYLKLASRSEETFYGLLARESLGLPLGAAPVANRFGASEWQLLKDSPNARAAIALSAIGETGRAEELLRHQAKIGGTGHYDALIRLASALSLPETQLWLAHNGPAGKQPESFARFPAPNWQPDGGWRVDPALIYAHTLQESGFRSQVVSSAGARGLMQVRPGTGTDMGLASADQLFVPSTNMEFGQRYLEALRDMSATGGLLPKVMAAYNAGPMPVERWNSEVKDKGDPLLFMESLPYYETRAYVNIVMRNYWMYQIQGKGSADCLTGMAQGLWPTFPTSKGMKLVRLSKADGRGSMGGGSD, via the coding sequence ATGACTAGAGCCGCGACGCGCCTGTCCTGCCTGGCCCTGTTCGCAATGGGTGCCGCCGCCGCGCTGCCCGTGTCGGCGGAAACGACCGGCACCTTGCCCCCGGCATCAGCGGCTTTGGTCAGCAACGCGCCGCTGGTCCTGTCGGACGGCGACAAGGCCCGCTATCGCAGCATCTTCGTTGCTCTGCGCGATCAGAAATGGTCCAACGCCCGCGCGATGATCGACGCGCTGGGCGCGCAGGATGCGATGCGGCCGCTGGCGTTGTCCGAACTCTATCTCGCAAAGGGATCGCCCAGGGTCGAACTGTTCGACCTGCTCGACCTGTTGAACAAAGCCGCCTGGCTCCCCAAGGCCGACCAACTTTCCCGCCTGGCGCAAAAGCGCGGCGCGACCATCTTGCCGACCCTGCCGCAGGTGCAGAAGATGGTCTGGCTGGGTGCAGCCCCCCGCCGCGAATATGTCGCCGCGGTCAAGACCGACATGCTGGCCCAGGCGCTCGCAGGGCAAATCCAGACGTACATCAAAGCGGACAACCCCATCGGGGCCGAAGCGCTGCTGGCAAGCGGCGAAGCGGGCCTGACGCCTGAAGGCCTGACCGAAGTGCGCCAGCGGGTTGCCTGGGCCTATTATATCGAAAGCGACGATAGCAACGCCCGGCGCATGGCCGCGCGCGCGCTGGAAGCGCGGGCTGGCGGCGACTGGAGCGTACAGGCGCATTGGACCGCTGGCCTTGCCGCCTGGCGCCAGAATGACTGCCGTGCCGCCGCCCCGTCCTTCGCCAATGTCGCGGCGCTCGCTGGCAACAACGACATGCGCGCCGCGGGGGCCTATTGGGCATCGCGCGCCTATATGGTGTGCGGCGAAGCGGACAAGGTCCAAAATTACCTCAAGCTCGCCAGCCGGTCGGAAGAGACCTTCTACGGTCTGCTCGCCCGCGAATCGCTTGGCCTTCCGCTCGGCGCAGCGCCTGTAGCCAACCGGTTCGGCGCGTCCGAATGGCAATTGCTCAAGGACAGCCCCAATGCCCGCGCCGCCATCGCGCTGAGCGCCATTGGCGAAACCGGCCGGGCGGAAGAATTACTGCGCCATCAGGCGAAGATCGGCGGCACCGGCCATTATGACGCGCTGATCCGGCTTGCGAGCGCGCTCAGCCTGCCCGAAACCCAATTATGGCTCGCCCATAACGGCCCCGCCGGCAAGCAGCCGGAAAGTTTCGCCCGCTTCCCCGCGCCCAACTGGCAGCCCGACGGCGGATGGCGCGTCGACCCGGCGCTGATCTACGCCCACACCCTGCAGGAATCGGGCTTCCGATCGCAGGTCGTGTCGAGCGCTGGCGCGCGCGGCCTGATGCAGGTGCGGCCCGGCACGGGTACCGACATGGGCCTCGCCTCGGCTGACCAATTGTTCGTGCCGTCGACCAACATGGAATTTGGCCAGCGCTATCTCGAAGCGCTGCGCGACATGAGCGCGACCGGCGGGCTGCTGCCCAAGGTCATGGCGGCGTATAATGCCGGGCCGATGCCGGTCGAACGCTGGAACAGCGAAGTGAAGGACAAGGGCGACCCGCTGCTCTTCATGGAATCGCTGCCCTATTATGAAACCCGCGCCTATGTGAACATCGTCATGCGCAATTACTGGATGTATCAGATCCAGGGCAAGGGCAGCGCCGATTGCCTCACCGGCATGGCCCAGGGCCTGTGGCCGACCTTCCCGACATCCAAGGGCATGAAGCTGGTGCGGCTGAGCAAGGCCGATGGCCGTGGCAGCATGGGTGGCGGTTCGGACTGA
- a CDS encoding Rha family transcriptional regulator encodes MPDTATLPTIWLDSRELAQRFGRRHHNLLKSIDQLLAQCPAAADHVKYSTYPAIAGLGGTRHVRHALVDRIGFTLLAITLGTTQRDIVFDLLMAFEATANPN; translated from the coding sequence ATGCCAGACACTGCGACCTTGCCGACCATCTGGCTCGATAGTCGCGAGCTTGCGCAGCGTTTTGGCCGCCGACATCATAATTTGCTCAAGTCGATCGATCAGTTGCTGGCGCAATGTCCGGCGGCTGCTGATCATGTAAAATATTCCACCTATCCCGCCATCGCGGGCTTGGGTGGCACGCGCCATGTGCGGCATGCGCTGGTCGATCGAATAGGCTTCACGCTACTGGCGATCACCTTGGGCACGACGCAACGAGACATCGTGTTCGACCTGCTGATGGCTTTTGAGGCGACGGCAAACCCGAATTAG